A genome region from Candidatus Cloacimonadota bacterium includes the following:
- a CDS encoding 2-C-methyl-D-erythritol 2,4-cyclodiphosphate synthase has product MRVGFGYDVHRLASGRKLILGGVQIPFEKGLDGHSDADVLLHAITDAVLGALALGDIGSLFPDSDPAFKGADSRVLLRKVWELAQNCGYKLQNLDCTICAAQPKLAPHILQMRENITSDLACPLGAVSVKATTEEGLGVSGAGGISAYCVILLTKI; this is encoded by the coding sequence ATGCGCGTCGGTTTTGGTTATGACGTTCACCGCCTCGCAAGCGGTCGCAAACTAATCTTGGGAGGCGTGCAAATCCCGTTTGAAAAAGGCCTGGATGGTCATTCAGACGCGGATGTGCTGCTACACGCGATTACAGACGCGGTTTTGGGTGCCCTGGCATTGGGCGATATCGGCAGCCTTTTCCCAGATTCAGACCCCGCTTTCAAGGGCGCGGATAGCCGCGTCCTTCTGCGTAAAGTGTGGGAGTTGGCACAAAACTGCGGCTATAAGCTGCAAAATTTGGATTGCACAATTTGCGCTGCTCAACCCAAACTTGCTCCACACATCTTGCAAATGCGGGAAAATATCACTTCTGATCTCGCGTGCCCTCTCGGCGCTGTGAGCGTGAAAGCCACCACGGAAGAAGGTTTGGGCGTATCCGGGGCAGGTGGCATCAGCGCTTATTGTGTGATTTTGCTGACCAAAATTTAA